A single window of Halococcus saccharolyticus DSM 5350 DNA harbors:
- a CDS encoding NCS2 family permease gives MADGTESAVGSSDATIDLSVFADYFGFAEHGTDLKTEVLAGVTTFVTMSYMVVVIPALMVGTSGKPGITVPGYPPGAVQQMLAVATIFTAAVAIFVMAFYANRPFAQGPGLGLATFFAFTVVGSIGVPWPTALAAVFVEGILFMVLTITGARSLIVNVLPSPVKHAIGTGIGLFLAVIGLSEMEVIVPDPGTIVALGEIATNPVALLSVAGLFLTLMLYVRGTTGSIILGIAVTGGIGYLATFLGVVPEGVLAPQSLPSAQYNIAPLLGTFLDGFADVDGLTFSLIVFTFFFVDFFDATGAITGAAQAGDMLDEDGNFPDIDEALMADAVGTTLAGILGTSAVTTYLESAIGVDEGGRTGMTAMVVGVLFLMTLAFVPLAAAIPVYASHLALVVISLLMLRNVAEIDWDNLTHAIPAGFTILVMPLTYSIAYGIAAGIIAYPLMKTAVGEFDDINVGQWLLAGAFVVYFFVRTGGVIQGSM, from the coding sequence ATGGCCGATGGCACGGAATCCGCAGTCGGCAGTAGCGACGCGACCATCGATCTCTCGGTGTTCGCCGACTACTTCGGCTTCGCGGAGCACGGAACTGACCTCAAGACCGAGGTGCTCGCCGGCGTAACGACGTTCGTAACGATGTCGTACATGGTGGTGGTCATCCCCGCTCTCATGGTGGGAACGAGCGGGAAACCGGGGATCACGGTTCCCGGCTACCCGCCGGGTGCGGTCCAGCAGATGCTCGCGGTCGCCACCATCTTCACCGCCGCGGTCGCGATCTTCGTGATGGCCTTCTACGCGAACCGGCCGTTCGCCCAAGGTCCGGGACTCGGTCTCGCGACCTTTTTCGCGTTCACCGTGGTCGGCTCGATCGGCGTTCCGTGGCCGACGGCGCTCGCGGCGGTGTTCGTCGAGGGAATCCTGTTCATGGTCCTCACGATCACCGGCGCGCGGAGCCTCATCGTGAACGTGCTTCCGTCACCGGTAAAACACGCCATTGGGACCGGGATCGGCCTCTTCCTCGCCGTCATCGGGCTCTCGGAGATGGAGGTCATCGTTCCCGATCCCGGGACGATCGTCGCGCTCGGGGAGATCGCGACCAACCCGGTCGCGCTGCTCTCGGTGGCCGGGCTCTTCCTCACGCTGATGCTCTACGTGCGCGGAACGACGGGCTCGATCATCCTCGGGATCGCCGTCACCGGCGGGATCGGCTACCTCGCGACCTTCCTCGGCGTCGTTCCGGAAGGAGTGCTCGCGCCCCAATCGCTGCCGAGCGCCCAGTACAACATCGCGCCGCTGCTCGGCACGTTCCTCGACGGGTTCGCCGACGTCGACGGACTGACGTTCTCGCTCATCGTGTTCACGTTCTTCTTCGTCGACTTCTTCGACGCTACCGGCGCGATCACCGGTGCCGCACAGGCGGGCGACATGCTTGACGAGGACGGAAATTTCCCCGACATCGACGAGGCGCTGATGGCCGACGCGGTCGGCACCACGCTCGCCGGGATCCTCGGCACGTCGGCGGTCACGACCTACCTCGAAAGCGCGATCGGGGTCGACGAGGGCGGACGGACCGGGATGACCGCGATGGTCGTGGGGGTACTCTTCCTCATGACGCTCGCGTTCGTCCCGCTCGCGGCCGCGATCCCGGTGTACGCCTCCCACCTCGCGCTGGTCGTCATCTCGTTGCTGATGCTCAGAAACGTCGCCGAGATCGACTGGGACAACCTGACTCATGCGATCCCCGCGGGGTTCACCATCCTCGTGATGCCGCTGACGTACTCGATCGCGTACGGGATCGCTGCCGGGATCATCGCGTACCCGCTGATGAAGACCGCGGTCGGCGAGTTCGACGACATCAATGTGGGCCAGTGGCTGCTCGCGGGTGCGTTCGTGGTCTACTTCTTCGTCCGTACCGGCGGCGTGATTCAGGGATCGATGTAG
- a CDS encoding NCS2 family permease produces the protein MADDTGSASRGSDGSGGTNDSVFARFFGFAEHGTDLRTEVLAGITTFLTMSYIVVVNPSIMTDQPGDDGFQDGIAIQGYSPDEVEQMLAVVTILAAAVAIFVMAFYANRPFGQAPGLGLNAFFAFTVVGALGIPWETALAAVVTEGVLFVLLTAVGAREYVIRLFPEPVKFSVGTGIGLFLAIIGLQEMGIVVDDAATLVTLGSVASDPAALLAVLGFFLTAVLYARGIRGSIVIGVVLTTVAGYLATTAGFAEPGVLFPESLPSPQYDITPLVGAFIEGFGNVDAFAFSLVVFTFFFVDFFDTAGTLVGVGQAGGFLDDDGNLPDIDKPLMADAIGTTIGGILGTSTVTTYVESATGVEEGGRTGMTALVVGLLFLAALVVVPLAAAIPLYASHIALVVVALLMLRNVVEIQWGNIAHAIPAGLTILVMPLTYSIAYGIAAGIIAYPLMKTAVGEFDDISLGQWLLAGAFVVYFFVRTSGTLQGAV, from the coding sequence ATGGCAGACGATACCGGATCGGCGTCGAGGGGTAGCGACGGGAGTGGCGGGACGAACGACTCGGTGTTCGCGCGGTTCTTCGGGTTCGCCGAACACGGCACCGACCTCAGGACCGAAGTCCTCGCGGGGATCACGACGTTCCTCACGATGTCGTACATCGTGGTGGTGAACCCCTCGATCATGACGGATCAGCCCGGCGACGACGGATTTCAGGACGGGATCGCGATTCAGGGGTACTCCCCGGACGAGGTCGAGCAGATGCTCGCGGTCGTCACGATCCTCGCGGCGGCGGTTGCGATCTTCGTGATGGCCTTCTACGCGAACCGGCCGTTCGGCCAGGCACCCGGATTGGGACTCAACGCCTTCTTCGCGTTCACCGTGGTCGGTGCGCTCGGTATTCCGTGGGAGACGGCGCTCGCGGCGGTGGTCACCGAGGGCGTGCTGTTCGTCCTCCTGACGGCGGTCGGGGCGCGCGAGTACGTCATCAGACTGTTCCCCGAACCGGTGAAGTTCTCCGTCGGCACCGGGATCGGCCTCTTTCTCGCGATCATCGGGCTCCAAGAGATGGGGATCGTCGTCGACGACGCCGCGACGCTCGTGACGCTCGGCAGCGTCGCGTCGGACCCTGCCGCGCTCCTCGCGGTGCTCGGCTTCTTCCTGACGGCCGTACTCTATGCCCGCGGGATCAGGGGATCGATCGTGATCGGTGTCGTTCTCACGACGGTCGCGGGGTATCTCGCGACCACCGCCGGATTCGCCGAACCAGGTGTACTGTTTCCCGAGTCGCTGCCGAGTCCACAGTACGACATCACGCCGCTCGTGGGTGCGTTCATCGAGGGCTTCGGGAACGTCGACGCGTTCGCGTTCTCGCTCGTGGTGTTCACGTTCTTCTTCGTCGACTTCTTCGACACGGCGGGCACGCTGGTCGGCGTCGGCCAGGCCGGCGGCTTTCTCGACGACGACGGCAACCTGCCCGACATCGACAAGCCGCTGATGGCCGACGCGATCGGCACCACGATCGGCGGTATTTTGGGTACGTCGACGGTCACGACCTACGTCGAGTCGGCGACGGGCGTTGAGGAGGGCGGTCGGACCGGGATGACCGCACTCGTGGTCGGCCTCCTGTTCCTCGCGGCGCTGGTCGTCGTGCCGCTCGCGGCCGCGATTCCCCTCTACGCCTCCCACATCGCGCTGGTGGTGGTTGCCCTCCTGATGCTCCGGAACGTCGTGGAGATCCAGTGGGGCAATATCGCTCACGCGATCCCCGCGGGGCTCACCATCCTCGTGATGCCGCTGACGTACTCGATCGCGTACGGGATCGCTGCCGGGATCATCGCGTACCCGCTGATGAAGACCGCAGTCGGCGAGTTCGACGACATCAGCCTGGGCCAGTGGCTGCTCGCGGGCGCGTTCGTGGTCTACTTCTTCGTCCGTACGAGCGGCACGCTCCAGGGTGCGGTGTAG
- a CDS encoding DsrE/DsrF/TusD sulfur relay family protein — protein sequence MTRLGILLTGGPFDSERWRTAYELGRAALAAGHEVTYFHYLDGALVPVADQTFPDCADGGLFDEMPSEKFQELVDRGAEVICCGLCVDARGIDAATDYPDGVEVGLLPDLADLLGEADRVVSL from the coding sequence ATGACGAGGCTCGGAATCCTGCTTACCGGTGGGCCATTCGACAGCGAGCGCTGGCGGACGGCCTACGAACTGGGCCGTGCAGCGCTCGCCGCCGGTCACGAGGTGACGTACTTTCACTACCTCGACGGGGCGCTCGTGCCGGTCGCCGATCAGACCTTCCCCGACTGCGCCGACGGCGGCCTGTTCGACGAGATGCCCTCCGAGAAGTTTCAAGAACTCGTCGATCGTGGGGCCGAGGTGATCTGCTGTGGGCTCTGTGTCGACGCGCGCGGGATCGACGCCGCAACCGACTACCCCGACGGCGTCGAGGTCGGACTCCTCCCGGATCTCGCCGACCTCCTCGGCGAGGCCGACAGGGTGGTGTCGCTGTGA
- a CDS encoding DsrE family protein has protein sequence MKRDVAVLLTRAPYGRVHVPEGLRAARGVAAGFDRHDVTVVFTEDAVYAAREAVDRAALNMPGHIEDLLAENGRMVADREALAVREVDERELADDVEAVSGDAVAQIIQDADHTMDF, from the coding sequence GTGAAGCGCGACGTCGCCGTCCTCCTCACGCGCGCGCCCTACGGCCGGGTCCACGTCCCCGAGGGACTGCGTGCGGCCCGCGGGGTCGCCGCCGGGTTCGATCGCCACGATGTCACCGTGGTCTTCACCGAGGATGCGGTGTACGCCGCCCGTGAAGCGGTCGATCGTGCGGCGCTCAACATGCCAGGCCACATCGAGGACCTCCTCGCCGAGAACGGTCGGATGGTCGCCGATCGCGAGGCACTCGCGGTCCGTGAGGTCGACGAACGTGAACTCGCCGACGACGTCGAAGCGGTGTCGGGCGATGCGGTCGCACAGATCATCCAGGATGCGGATCACACGATGGATTTCTAA
- the yqeB gene encoding selenium-dependent molybdenum cofactor biosynthesis protein YqeB, whose amino-acid sequence MSVFERAHTLAERGESVALLTVVGKDGSAPREVGARMLVTDDDEYGTIGGGSVEGLAIDAGRAVLDGDEKPGVRTYELHPDGNTGMVCGGSMDVFVDRLRGRKRLAIAGGGHIATELAPLAERLGYDVTVIDDREEYADGERFPDATEAIHGDYGAALADLALTDESAVAVATRSGTFDARAVGAALDAGAGYVGLVASATKADHVLDSLADDGYAWSDLARVRAPIGLDLGGGNPADVALSVLAEMSRDRHGASGDRMATLALDDCVVVRGGGDLGSGVAYRLHRAGYPVVVTDVEQPTVVRRAVAFGTAIYEGEVSVESVVGRHVGGIDDAIGVLRDGDVPVLADPEGAVIDELDPEGVVDAIMAKGKYDTGTRRADADVVIGLGPGFEAGTDVDAVVETDRGHELGRVFYEGTASAYDGEPGTREGYTHERVFYAPTAGVWEPTVEIGECVVAGDRLGTVADDSVEAEIDGLVRGLVHSGVAVEEGTKLGDVDPRGEAVDYRKISDKALCLGGGVLEALLQLE is encoded by the coding sequence ATGAGCGTCTTCGAGCGTGCGCACACGCTGGCCGAGCGCGGCGAGTCGGTCGCGCTGCTCACGGTCGTCGGCAAGGACGGCAGCGCGCCGCGGGAAGTGGGCGCGCGCATGCTGGTGACTGACGACGACGAGTACGGCACCATCGGCGGCGGCAGCGTCGAGGGGCTCGCGATCGACGCCGGCCGAGCAGTGCTCGACGGCGACGAGAAGCCGGGCGTGCGGACCTACGAACTCCATCCCGACGGAAACACCGGGATGGTCTGCGGGGGATCGATGGACGTGTTCGTCGATCGGCTCCGTGGACGAAAACGCCTCGCGATCGCCGGTGGCGGCCACATCGCGACCGAACTCGCTCCGCTCGCCGAGCGGCTGGGCTACGACGTGACCGTGATCGACGACCGCGAGGAGTACGCTGACGGGGAGCGCTTCCCCGACGCCACCGAGGCGATCCACGGCGACTACGGCGCGGCGCTCGCCGACCTCGCGCTCACCGACGAGAGTGCGGTCGCGGTGGCGACCCGGAGCGGGACCTTCGACGCACGCGCGGTCGGCGCGGCGCTCGACGCCGGCGCGGGCTACGTCGGCCTCGTGGCTTCCGCAACGAAGGCGGACCACGTCCTCGACTCGCTCGCCGACGACGGCTACGCGTGGTCCGATCTCGCGCGCGTCCGCGCGCCGATCGGCCTCGATCTCGGCGGCGGTAACCCTGCTGACGTCGCGCTCTCGGTCCTCGCGGAGATGAGTCGGGATCGCCACGGCGCGTCGGGCGACCGGATGGCGACGCTCGCCCTCGACGACTGTGTCGTGGTCCGCGGCGGCGGCGACCTCGGCAGCGGCGTGGCCTACCGCCTCCACCGCGCGGGCTACCCCGTGGTCGTGACCGACGTCGAGCAGCCCACCGTGGTCCGCCGGGCGGTCGCGTTCGGGACGGCGATCTACGAGGGCGAGGTGAGCGTCGAGAGCGTCGTCGGCCGACATGTAGGGGGCATCGACGACGCGATCGGCGTGCTTCGTGATGGCGACGTGCCGGTGCTCGCGGACCCTGAAGGGGCTGTCATCGACGAACTCGATCCTGAAGGGGTGGTCGATGCGATCATGGCGAAGGGCAAGTACGACACGGGCACCCGACGGGCGGACGCGGACGTCGTGATCGGCCTGGGGCCGGGGTTCGAGGCTGGCACGGACGTCGATGCGGTGGTCGAGACCGATCGCGGCCACGAGCTCGGTCGGGTGTTCTACGAGGGCACCGCGAGCGCGTACGACGGCGAGCCGGGAACCCGCGAGGGGTACACCCACGAACGGGTGTTCTACGCGCCGACCGCGGGCGTGTGGGAGCCGACGGTCGAGATCGGGGAGTGCGTCGTGGCGGGCGATCGGCTCGGAACGGTCGCGGACGACTCGGTCGAGGCCGAGATCGATGGCCTGGTTCGGGGATTGGTCCACTCGGGCGTCGCGGTCGAGGAGGGGACCAAGCTCGGCGACGTCGATCCCCGTGGCGAGGCGGTCGACTACCGGAAGATTTCGGACAAGGCGCTGTGTCTCGGCGGCGGGGTGCTCGAAGCACTACTTCAGTTGGAGTGA
- the npdG gene encoding NADPH-dependent F420 reductase: protein MRVALLGGTGDIGEGMALRWARDTDHEIVIGSRNAEKGESRAADYRDRLSERGVDTDVSGTDNANAAAGSRIVVASVPPAYAADTIEAVRDDLAEEAIVVSPAVAMARDETGFHYDTPEAGSVAETVAAVTPDEVPVVSAFQNLAAGALTDLDRELDLDVVVSGDDADAKGVLMELAEEIEGLRALDAGALANSAEIESITPLLINLAMNNDGMHDLGVRFQ, encoded by the coding sequence ATGCGAGTCGCACTACTCGGCGGTACCGGCGACATCGGTGAAGGCATGGCGCTTCGATGGGCACGCGACACCGACCACGAGATCGTGATCGGGTCCCGGAACGCCGAGAAAGGCGAGTCTCGCGCGGCCGACTACCGGGATCGCCTTAGCGAGCGCGGCGTCGACACCGACGTTTCGGGAACCGACAACGCCAATGCCGCGGCGGGGAGTCGGATCGTCGTGGCGAGCGTTCCACCGGCGTACGCCGCCGACACGATCGAGGCGGTGCGCGACGACCTCGCCGAGGAGGCGATCGTCGTCAGCCCCGCGGTGGCGATGGCGCGCGACGAAACCGGCTTTCACTACGACACGCCGGAAGCGGGCAGCGTCGCGGAGACGGTCGCGGCCGTCACGCCCGACGAGGTGCCGGTCGTCAGCGCGTTCCAAAACCTCGCGGCGGGCGCGCTCACCGATCTCGACCGCGAACTCGATCTCGATGTCGTGGTCTCGGGCGACGACGCCGACGCGAAGGGCGTCCTCATGGAGCTCGCCGAGGAGATCGAGGGACTGCGCGCGCTCGACGCCGGCGCGCTCGCGAACAGCGCCGAGATCGAGAGCATCACGCCGCTGCTCATCAACCTCGCAATGAACAACGACGGGATGCACGACCTCGGCGTCCGGTTCCAGTAG
- the selD gene encoding selenide, water dikinase SelD: MGSPQLTDHAELHGCSCKVGRADLESLLAETGLDADQDGLLFGVGEDAAARRLTDDLALVSTIDFFTPVIDDPYDFGRVAACNAASDAFATGAVDGLSALCVLGLPRDLTDVAAEILTGITDAIEGMDGVVAGGHTVLNPWPLAGAAVDAVAPPDALLTADGAQPGDRLYLTKPLGTQPAMGALRVRDGEFADLVRETATREVETVGTEALSWMTTPNRAAARAIREVEVSAATDVTGFGLAGQAAVMAERAGVGIEIETLPVIDGTPELSALFGYGLEDGESAETSGGLLVAVPDDRAGDLEHAFADRDVFFHHVGTVREGSGVSLDGATIEPVQR, from the coding sequence ATGGGATCGCCTCAACTCACCGACCACGCCGAACTCCACGGCTGTTCGTGCAAGGTCGGCCGCGCCGACCTCGAATCGCTGCTCGCCGAGACGGGGCTCGACGCCGATCAAGACGGCCTGCTGTTCGGCGTCGGCGAGGACGCCGCCGCCCGACGGCTCACCGACGACCTCGCGCTGGTCTCGACGATCGATTTCTTCACGCCCGTGATCGACGATCCCTACGACTTCGGCCGGGTCGCGGCGTGCAACGCCGCGAGCGACGCGTTCGCGACCGGCGCGGTCGACGGGCTCTCGGCGCTCTGTGTCCTCGGCCTCCCGCGTGACCTCACCGACGTCGCCGCCGAAATCCTCACAGGGATCACCGACGCGATCGAGGGGATGGACGGTGTCGTCGCCGGCGGCCACACGGTACTGAATCCGTGGCCGTTGGCCGGGGCTGCCGTCGACGCCGTCGCGCCGCCCGACGCGTTGCTCACCGCCGACGGTGCACAGCCAGGCGATCGGCTCTACCTCACCAAACCGCTCGGGACCCAGCCTGCGATGGGCGCGCTCCGCGTGCGCGACGGCGAGTTCGCCGACCTCGTGCGCGAGACTGCGACCCGCGAGGTCGAGACGGTCGGCACGGAGGCGCTGTCCTGGATGACGACGCCGAATCGTGCGGCGGCACGCGCAATACGGGAGGTCGAGGTGTCCGCGGCGACCGACGTGACCGGGTTCGGCCTCGCCGGCCAGGCGGCCGTGATGGCCGAGCGCGCTGGCGTCGGGATCGAGATCGAAACGCTGCCGGTCATCGACGGTACGCCCGAGCTCTCGGCGCTGTTCGGCTACGGACTAGAGGACGGCGAGAGCGCCGAAACCAGCGGCGGGCTGCTCGTGGCGGTGCCCGACGACCGCGCAGGCGACCTCGAACACGCGTTCGCCGACCGCGATGTCTTCTTCCATCACGTTGGCACCGTTCGCGAGGGAAGCGGCGTCTCGCTCGACGGTGCGACGATCGAACCGGTGCAGCGGTAG
- a CDS encoding sulfurtransferase TusA family protein: MEEVDVTGAVCPKPALIVRRCLQELDAGDELLVTGDYPPAERNLRRTCHKHGFAVTDGPDDTPDDTFQLRIGVTEESALDERRSRA, translated from the coding sequence ATGGAGGAAGTCGACGTCACCGGGGCCGTCTGCCCGAAACCGGCGTTGATCGTTCGGCGGTGTCTCCAGGAACTCGACGCGGGCGACGAACTCCTCGTGACCGGCGACTACCCGCCCGCCGAGCGCAACCTCCGGCGAACGTGTCACAAACACGGCTTCGCCGTGACCGACGGCCCCGACGACACTCCGGACGACACCTTCCAGCTACGCATCGGCGTGACGGAGGAATCCGCGCTCGACGAGCGCCGGAGTCGCGCCTGA
- the phnE gene encoding phosphonate ABC transporter, permease protein PhnE — MSERTERRSAVAGERGGALSKRTLGRVLALGIVLLAAAWIAEVDSLALVRPDARSQMWAFVAEGFPPDVTRDYLLGRSLRDGLLWAVVETLAISVVGTALAVVLAVPLALASAATVTYRGPLYANASPARRGLGRTIHRFGRVVLSFLRSVPGLVWGFLFVTAVGLGPFAGVLALGVHNAGVLGKLYADFLEDVDPVTTEAVASSGASRIQAVCHGMVPQVTATMASYTLYRWECAIRAATILGFVGAGGIGYYLVISIRRLQYQQLLTAVLAVFVLVVVADHLAARLRTRLA; from the coding sequence ATGTCTGAACGCACCGAGCGACGATCGGCGGTCGCAGGCGAGCGCGGCGGAGCCCTCTCGAAGCGGACGCTCGGCCGGGTGCTCGCGCTGGGGATCGTGTTGCTGGCTGCGGCGTGGATCGCGGAGGTCGACTCGCTCGCGCTCGTCCGGCCCGACGCGCGGTCGCAGATGTGGGCGTTCGTCGCGGAGGGATTCCCGCCGGACGTGACCCGGGACTACCTCCTCGGGCGGTCGCTCCGCGACGGGCTGCTCTGGGCGGTGGTGGAGACGCTCGCCATCAGCGTCGTCGGGACCGCGCTCGCGGTCGTTCTCGCCGTTCCCCTGGCACTCGCGAGCGCGGCGACCGTGACGTATCGGGGACCGCTGTACGCGAACGCGTCGCCCGCACGGCGCGGGCTCGGCCGCACGATCCACCGATTTGGAAGAGTCGTGCTGAGTTTCCTCCGGTCGGTGCCGGGCCTGGTCTGGGGCTTTCTGTTCGTCACCGCAGTCGGTCTCGGTCCCTTCGCCGGCGTGCTCGCGCTCGGGGTCCACAACGCCGGCGTGCTCGGCAAGCTCTACGCCGATTTCCTCGAAGACGTCGATCCGGTGACGACCGAGGCGGTCGCGTCGAGCGGTGCGAGCCGGATCCAGGCGGTGTGTCACGGGATGGTTCCGCAGGTAACTGCGACGATGGCCTCGTACACGCTGTATCGCTGGGAGTGTGCCATCCGCGCCGCGACGATCCTCGGGTTCGTGGGGGCGGGCGGGATCGGCTACTACCTCGTGATCTCGATACGCCGACTCCAGTACCAGCAACTCCTGACGGCCGTCCTCGCGGTGTTCGTACTCGTGGTCGTCGCGGATCACCTCGCCGCACGGCTCCGGACGCGGCTCGCCTGA
- a CDS encoding phosphonate ABC transporter ATP-binding protein — MSPELTLDGVTKSFGDDGAVRDVSLGIASGEHVAVVGPSGTGKTTLLRLVSGAIQPDSGRVLLDGEPVVGDAVALAYQGETLVGRRTALANVLAGRLGALPWWRGLVEPLAPVDPDPALSLLDRVGLAEKADARVSSLSAGQRQRVALARALVQDAPIVLADEPTANLDPSTTATVLDVLEESVGDGTLVTVLHDVRLARERYDRVVGLADGQVCFDRPATAVTDALLDELFGPDMDAAKATTESPSVTAPRSTVAETPSAVAQTTNDDDGTSPEERPPWHV, encoded by the coding sequence ATGAGTCCTGAGCTGACGCTCGACGGCGTCACGAAATCGTTCGGCGACGACGGGGCAGTAAGGGATGTCTCCCTCGGAATCGCCAGCGGCGAGCACGTCGCCGTCGTCGGCCCTTCGGGCACGGGCAAGACCACGCTGTTGCGCCTGGTGAGCGGTGCGATCCAGCCCGACAGCGGTCGCGTGCTGCTCGACGGCGAGCCCGTGGTAGGCGACGCGGTCGCGCTCGCCTACCAGGGCGAGACGCTGGTCGGACGGCGCACCGCCCTCGCGAACGTGCTCGCCGGGCGGCTCGGCGCGCTCCCGTGGTGGCGTGGTCTCGTCGAACCGCTCGCGCCCGTGGACCCGGACCCGGCGCTCTCGTTGCTCGATCGTGTCGGCCTCGCCGAGAAGGCCGACGCCCGCGTGAGTTCGCTCAGTGCAGGCCAGCGCCAGCGCGTCGCCCTCGCTCGCGCGCTCGTCCAGGACGCGCCGATAGTGTTGGCCGACGAACCCACCGCCAACCTCGATCCCTCGACGACCGCGACCGTGCTCGACGTGCTCGAGGAGTCGGTCGGTGACGGCACGCTCGTCACCGTCCTCCACGACGTGCGCCTCGCGCGCGAGCGCTACGACCGCGTCGTCGGACTCGCCGACGGCCAGGTGTGTTTCGATCGTCCCGCCACAGCGGTGACCGACGCGCTACTCGACGAGCTGTTCGGGCCGGATATGGACGCTGCGAAGGCAACGACCGAATCGCCGTCAGTTACCGCCCCGCGCTCGACAGTCGCCGAGACTCCTTCAGCGGTGGCTCAGACGACGAACGACGATGATGGAACCAGCCCCGAAGAGAGACCACCCTGGCATGTCTGA
- the phnD gene encoding phosphate/phosphite/phosphonate ABC transporter substrate-binding protein, with amino-acid sequence MPCRDMGRSASGLSRRAALGTIATAGVGTLGGCLGSVASSEQLEMTVGIVPDVDPDTAIEKNQALKSYLEGELDASVTLRTTADYAGLVQAMSAEQVDFAYFGGVSYVLAHHRAGAEAVVVGSKNGSTKWHSAFITHESTGLSKMNDVATSADELDLVFGDPISTSGTVMPTHYLRNEYDLAPKRDFANLTHVGAHDATAKAIANASGDVGALNARIYDALVEEGSIGESVVELWRTPGFADYPWAAAKTLDADTRDAIRTAFTGLDESGKSTILDQQNVDEYVETSHEQFETLDSAVRTMGLLDSENAAATSANES; translated from the coding sequence ATGCCGTGTCGTGACATGGGTCGGTCAGCCAGCGGTCTATCGAGACGTGCAGCTTTGGGTACCATCGCGACAGCAGGAGTAGGAACACTGGGTGGATGTCTCGGCTCCGTGGCCTCCTCGGAGCAACTGGAGATGACCGTCGGGATCGTTCCGGACGTCGACCCCGACACGGCGATCGAGAAGAACCAGGCACTCAAGTCCTACCTCGAAGGGGAACTCGACGCGTCGGTGACGTTGCGGACGACGGCGGACTACGCCGGCCTCGTTCAGGCGATGAGCGCCGAACAGGTCGATTTCGCGTACTTCGGTGGCGTCTCGTACGTGCTCGCCCACCACCGAGCCGGGGCCGAAGCCGTCGTCGTCGGCTCGAAGAACGGCTCGACGAAGTGGCACTCGGCGTTCATCACCCACGAGTCGACCGGTCTGTCGAAGATGAACGACGTCGCCACCTCAGCGGACGAGTTGGATCTCGTCTTCGGCGATCCGATCAGCACGAGCGGGACGGTGATGCCGACGCACTATCTCCGGAACGAGTACGACCTCGCCCCGAAGCGGGACTTCGCGAACCTCACCCACGTCGGCGCGCACGATGCCACGGCGAAAGCTATCGCGAACGCCAGCGGCGACGTGGGGGCGCTGAACGCCCGCATCTACGACGCACTCGTCGAGGAGGGTTCTATCGGCGAAAGCGTCGTCGAACTCTGGCGGACACCCGGATTCGCGGACTACCCATGGGCCGCAGCGAAGACGCTCGACGCCGACACCCGCGACGCCATCCGCACGGCGTTCACGGGGCTCGACGAGAGTGGGAAGTCGACGATCCTCGACCAGCAGAACGTCGACGAGTACGTCGAGACGAGCCACGAGCAGTTCGAAACGCTGGATTCGGCGGTTCGGACGATGGGGTTGCTTGACTCGGAGAACGCCGCAGCAACGTCAGCGAATGAGTCCTGA